In Haematobia irritans isolate KBUSLIRL chromosome 1, ASM5000362v1, whole genome shotgun sequence, a genomic segment contains:
- the LOC142231632 gene encoding uncharacterized protein LOC142231632, which translates to MSVSAAAKEIAPSAVGRQTTALCIDLRHLYISRSKNSRYNNSELDIIEQLFLIPAVFLPANQFTQELTKRLFKMLKIPNIKQLQLLLRASRLHCQLPNVLTSYSNEALRKQSIQSHLQIYRNICFTTSLQKYNKKDIESDSDDEDEAQFKDERDSKVVKARVNSLRADLILKAGLGIARNKVENIFYESRIRINGKKLQKKSIQLHEGDEIDVIRGFSQQNPSHLVISRVIILAANEREEGLSVQLRRYKSLLIENYPGANAFKSSSSADH; encoded by the exons ATGTcggtcagtgctgccgcta AAGAAATAGCGCCATCTGCGGTGGGCAGACAAACAACTGCGTTGTGTATTGACTTGCGACATCTATACATTTCTAGGTCTAAGAATTCGCGTTATAATAACAGCGAATTGGACATCATTGAACAGCTGTTCTTAATACCAGCTGTGTTTCTTCCGGCTAATCAATTTACACAAGAATTGACTAAGAGATTGTTTAAAATGCTGAAAATACCTAATATTAAACAATTACAATTGTTATTACGAGCCAGTCGACTTCATTGCCAATTACCCAACGTACTAACATCCTATTCTAATGAAGCATTAAGGAAACAATCGATACAGTCCCACCTACAGATCTACAGAAATATATGTTTTACCACTTCCCTGcagaaatacaataaaaaggATATCGAGTCTGATAGTGATGATGAAGACGAAGCTCAATTTAAAGATGAAAGAGATTCCAAAGTTGTAAAGGCTAGAGTAAACTCCCTACGGGCCGATTTGATTCTCAAAGCCGGCCTAGGAATTGCCAGAAA TAAAGTTGAAAATATCTTCTATGAAAGTCGGATACGAATCAATggcaaaaaactacaaaagaaAAGTATACAG CTCCATGAAGGCGATGAAATCGATGTTATCCGTGGTTTTAGTCAACAAAATCCATCTCATCTAGTTATATCTCGTGTTATAATACTTGCAGCTAATGAACGCGAGGAAGGTCTAAGCGTACAACTGAGACGATATAAAAGCttgttaattgaaaattatcctGGTGCAAATGCTTTCAAATCCTCATCATCAGCAGATCATTGA
- the LOC142221797 gene encoding neprilysin-1-like, whose translation MKIFKMSKTNKENYLWCLIVINIWQAGVSIPTTYCENWLDASNEITDPRAEYAAVMLSFMDLTINPCDDFYEYACGNWRNVIKPRHSETKRNYLTDIDYELSDFTENILRKDSIEDIAPEYEYEFQLAKQFYFNCLEEDLLTKRKSYEYIQVLQSIGGFPALDPYWDSDSFSWVQMSAHMSNYGINGLFKDGTISEYPFKPYFDFPSFGFDIELHTDSIKNCTSNPYRKNYERMHEILTLYQVPEENIAAIIGDIFEFLTAVFQVFEEVDENEYKCKDHLTLFEESDQELINNTVVEQLKNYLEIAWLDREREFDDAYKPCEYLYYKLEFICDEHKEAVANYLSMKFIYGMDPQLDDASYQTEYCTSRMRNSMIYLFDHLYMRMISNDQAIEEVDAMIDEIKHNLRTIIEEADWLDEDSRKEALLKESMMGKVIGRYEDSEMTSRLIEEIRNLEFIPGNYEANNLNLKKFQQSMDRYNGLHHLELDNTTKPLELLVGMQANAFYFNTDNSMYVMAGVLNPPMFQKDWPNSLKYGTLGYLVGHELTHAFDTVGAKYDHTGSEHYWWSEKSGEMFRERAQCFVDYFDRYYIPEINRNINGNVTRDENIADAGGLRLALLTYRRLMEKQAAENNDLAYSTDSEERMPGLDLTPEQLFFLGTAQVWCSAYEEAHYWEGLSDDHTIDKYRVLGMLSNNADFANAYNCPLGSEMNPTDYKCAIW comes from the exons atgaaaatatttaaaatgtcaaaaactaacaaagaaaattatttatggtGTTTGATTGTGATTAATATCTGGCAAGCCGGTGTTTCAATACCAACAACATATTGTGAGAATTGGTTGGATGCTTCAAATGAAATCACTGATCCACGAGCTGAATATGCAGCTGTAATGTTGTCCTTTATGGACCTGACCATAAATCCTTGTGATGATTTCTATGAATATGCTTGTGGCAATTGGAGGAATGTCATCAAACCCCGGCATTCCGAAACGAAACGTAATTATCTTACAGATATTGACTatgaattaagtgatttcactgagaATATTCTACGCAAAGactctatagaagatattgctCCAGAGTATGAATATGAATTCCAGCTAGCAAAACAATTCTATTTCAACTGCTTGGAGGAAGATTTGTTAACAAAACGCAAGTCATATGAATACATTCAGGTTCTCCAATCAATAGGTGGATTTCCTGCCTTGGATCCCTACTGGGATAGCGATTCATTCAGTTGGGTTCAAATGAGTGCTCACATGAGTAACTACGGCATTAATGGCTTATTTAAGGATGGCACAATTTCCGAGTATCCTTTTAAGCCTTATTTCGATTTTCCTTCGTTTGGCTTTGATATAGAGCTACATACGGATAGCATAAAAAATTGCACCTCCAATCCCTATCGAAAAAACTATGAACGTATGCATGAGATTTTAACACTTTACCAAGTACCCGAAGAAAATATAGCCGCTATTATTGGAGATATATTCGAATTTCTTACTGCCGTATTTCAAGTTTTCGAAGAGGTCGATGAAAATGAATACAAGTGCAAAGATCACCTTACGTTGTTTGAAGAGTCCGATCAAGAGTTGATTAATAATACAGTTGttgaacaattgaaaaattatctgGAAATTGCATGGCTCGATAGAGAGCGTGAATTCGATGATGCTTATAAACCTTGTGAATATTTATATTACAAACTGGAATTCATCTGTGATGAGCACAAGGAAGCAGTTGCCAATTATTtatcaatgaaatttatttatggcATGGATCCACAATTAGACGATGCCTCATATCAAACGGAATATTGTACTTCAAGAATGAGAAATTCAATGATTTATCTCTTTGATCATTTGTATATGAGG ATGATCAGCAATGACCAGGCAATTGAGGAAGTCGATGCCATGATTGATGAAATAAAACATAATCTTCGAACTATTATAGAAGAAGCCGACTGGCTTGATGAAGACTCGCGGAAAGAAGCTCTTCTCAAAGAATCTATGATGGGCAAAGTGATCGGAAGATATGAAGATAGCGAAATGACAAGTCGTTTAATTGAAGAAATCCGAAATCTCGAATTCATTCCGGGCAATTATGAAgccaataatttaaatttgaaaaaatttcaacaatccATGGATCGTTATAATGGTCTACACCATCTCGAATTGGATAATACAACAAAGCCATTAGAATTGCTAGTGGGAATGCAAGCAAATGCCTTCTATTTCAATACGGATAATTCTATGTATGTTATGGCTGGAGTACTAAATCCTCCAATGTTCCAGAAGGATTGGCCCAACTCTCTGAAATATGGAACTCTCGGCTATTTGGTGGGTCATGAGTTGACTCAtgcatttgacaccgttggagccAAATATGATCACACTGGCAGTGAACATTATTGGTGGTCAGAGAAATCTGGGGAAATGTTTAGAGAACGAGCACAATGTTTTGTTGATTACTTTGACAGATATTACATTCCGGAAATTAATCGCAACATTAATGGAAATGTAACTAGAGACGAAAATATTGCTGATGCTGGAGGACTACGATTGGCTCTCTTGACTTATCGTCGTCTCATGGAGAAACAAGCTGCCGAAAATAATGATCTCGCATATTCAACAGATAGTGAAGAACGGATGCCCGGTTTGGATTTGACACCGGAACAGTTATTCTTTTTGGGCACGGCACAAGTATGGTGCTCTGCCTATGAGGAGGCCCATTACTGGGAAGGGCTATCGGATGATCACACTATTGATAAATATCGTGTCTTGGGTATGTTATCGAATAATGCCGATTTTGCCAATGCCTATAATTGCCCTCTGGGCAGTGAAATGAATCCGACAGATTATAAGTGTGCCATATGGTAG
- the LOC142221796 gene encoding uncharacterized protein LOC142221796: MSLAKIKAKENKGKQKLLPKLKTILANPVKNKSPTLDDDALEFFANIIRKAISESREEAKKYVTSKHIHLGLESSLRAINNQQSSCVFISLSIKPNHIISLVARNAEIKDETQPVYAQPRLEDFTEKLFGIRALCMVLPKDLKSISEDLWIWVEKRRKHKSSISKTNEIAMVKKKSKRKSLGRVINKTQEETDVNKEKVEEIVETSKSWQGDFISFGKSESIKYRDENEILDNFSRLLDNVPKVEKKTVEDIQPMEVINEEPPPKNCSENIDYDELDDSDDFLGEYKPLTVHRIKPNPNKKPKKKRNKNKNKNTKTYIFTIVFPI, translated from the exons ATGAGTTTAGCCAAAATTAAAGCAAAGGAAAATAAGGGAAAACAAAAACTGCtgccaaaattaaaaacaatattggCAAATCCAGTCAAGAATAAAAG TCCAACATTGGATGATGATGCTCTTGAATTCTTTGCAAATATTATAAGAAAAGCGATATCTGAAAGCCGTGAGGAAGCGAAGAAATATGTGACATCGAAACATATTCACTTGGGCTTAGAAAGCTCTTTACGTGCTATAAATAATCAGCAAAGTTCATGCGTTTTCATATCGTTAAGTATTAAACCCAATCACATCATCTCTCTCGTAGCTCGTAATGCTGAAATAAAAGATGAGACTCAGCCGGTATATGCACAACCACGTTTGGAAGATTTCACTGAGAAACTATTTGGAATCAGAGCCTTATGTATGGTTTTACCCAAAGATTTAAAATCGATTAGTGAGGATTTATGGATATGGGTTGAAAAAAGGAGAAAACATAAATCGTCTATATCTAAAACAAATGAGATTGCTATGGtcaaaaagaaaagtaaaagaaaaTCGCTTGGACGTGTAATAAACAAAACACAGGAAGAAACTGATGTAAACAAGGAAAAAGTTGAGGAAATTGTGGAAACTTCCAAATCTTGGCAAGGTGATTTTATATCATTTGGTAAAAGCGAAAGTATAAAATACCgtgatgaaaatgaaattttggataatttttcaCGTCTTTTGGATAATGTTCCCAAAGTAGAGAAGAAAACTGTGGAAGATATTCAACCAATGGAGGTTATAAACGAGgaaccacccccaaagaattgtaGTGAAAATATAGATTATGATGAGTTGGATGATTCCGACGATTTTCTAGGTGAATATAAACCATTAACTGTACATAGAATAAAACCAAATCCAAATAAGAAAcctaaaaagaaaagaaataagaacaagaataaaaacactaaaacgTATATATTCACAATTGTTTTTCCCATTTGA